One part of the Entelurus aequoreus isolate RoL-2023_Sb linkage group LG05, RoL_Eaeq_v1.1, whole genome shotgun sequence genome encodes these proteins:
- the si:ch73-196l6.5 gene encoding riboflavin transporter 2, whose amino-acid sequence MPVLTHLLACLFGIGSWVSINGLWVELPLIVPHIPEGWYLPSYLSILIQMANVGPLFVTLMHRFRPGALNEAAVIYVIIALGTLASLLLGFFWKETVVVAGVPRSVALLTLTFFLATVDCTSSVTFLPFMMRLKSQYLTTYYVGEGMSGLLPALVALIQGVGVVHCVNATQPLSLNQSLNTTDASPTFELLAQHQPANFAAEVFFFFVSAMMLVCLLAFLLLNHHPAVARETLKGQYTNGVKERKWVEERPMMDTYRPSSQTCRSSFGTGMYSWMQVFYIFVILAWTNALTNVVLPSVQSYSCMPYGNKAYHLSATLAAVSNPLACFIAMFFPIRSLWLMGALTLVGSGVGAFIISMAALSPCPLLVNDVSGGVIMVLAWIVFVLTLSYVKVIVGVILRDEGHSALVWCGAVVQLGSLLGAVVMFPLVSVHSLFASGDPCNTRCP is encoded by the exons ATGCCTGTCCTCACCCACCTGCTGGCGTGCCTGTTCGGCATAGGCTCCTGGGTGTCCATCAACGGCCTGTGGGTGGAGCTGCCCCTGATCGTCCCCCACATTCCGGAGGGCTGGTACCTTCCGTCTTACCTTTCCATTCTCATCCAGATGGCCAACGTAGGGCCGCTGTTCGTCACACTTATGCACCGCTTTCGTCCGGGAGCCCTCAACGAGGCGGCCGTCATTTACGTCATCATCGCCCTGGGCACTTTGGCCAGTCTGCTGTTGGGTTTCTTTTGGAAGGAGACGGTGGTGGTGGCGGGTGTTCCTCGCAGTGTAGCTCTGCTCACGCTCACCTTTTTCCTCGCCACCGTCGACTGCACATCCTCTGTGACTTTTCTGCCCTTCATGATGCGACTCAAGTCTCAGTACCTCACCACCTACTACGTCGGCGAGGGAATGAGCGGCCTGCTGCCAGCTCTGGTGGCACTCATCCAGGGTGTGGGTGTGGTGCACTGTGTCAACGCTACTCAGCCTCTGAGTCTGAACCAGAGCCTTAACACCACCGATGCCTCTCCAACATTTGAACTCTTGGCTCAGCATCAGCCGGCCAACTTCGCAGCGGAGGTGTTCTTCTTCTTCGTTAGCGCCATGATGCTGGTGTGCCTGCTGGCCTTCCTGCTTTTGAACCATCACCCAGCGGTGGCCAGAGAGACACTCAAAGGCCAGTACACCAACGGTGTCAAGGAGAGGAAGTGGGTGGAGGAGAGGCCCATGATGGACACATACAGACCCTCAAGCCAGACATGCAGAAGCAGTTTTGGCACTGGGATGTACAGCTGGATGCAGGTGTTCTACATCTTTGTGATTCTGGCGTGGACCAACGCTCTGACTAACGTGGTGCTGCCCTCGGTCCAGTCGTACTCGTGCATGCCGTACGGGAACAAAGCTTACCACTTGTCTGCCACCCTGGCGGCCGTGTCCAACCCTCTGGCCTGCTTCATCGCCATGTTCTTCCCAATAAG ATCCCTGTGGCTGATGGGAGCGTTGACGTTGGTGGGCAGTGGCGTGGGCGCGTTTATAATAAGCATGGCTGCTCTGAGTCCGTGTCCTTTGCTGGTGAATGACGTCTCTGGTGGAGTCATCATG GTGCTGGCGTGGATAGTCTTCGTTCTCACGCTGTCCTACGTCAAGGTGATCGTCGGCGTGATCCTGCGCGACGAGGGCCACAGCGCCCTGGTGTGGTGCGGCGCCGTGGTGCAGCTGGGCTCCCTGCTGGGCGCGGTGGTCATGTTCCCCCTGGTGAGCGTGCACAGCTTGTTCGCGTCAGGCGACCCGTGCAACACCAGATGTCCGTGA